A stretch of the Flavobacterium aquiphilum genome encodes the following:
- a CDS encoding beta-glucosidase, which yields MKLKNSFCLLALFFLFAISSNAQDAAKKYLFQDPKLSFEERVNDLVSQLTLEEKVAQMINTAPAIPRLGIPAYNWWNETLHGVARTPFKVTVYPQAIAMAATFDRNSLFKMADYSALEGRAIYNKAVALGRTEERYLGLTYWTPNINIFRDPRWGRGQETYGEDPYLTATMGDSFVKGLQGDDPKYLKAAACAKHYAVHSGPEPLRHTFDTDVSPYDLWDTYLPAFQKLVVDSKVAGVMCAYNAFRTKPCCANDELMVSILRKQWGFKGYVTSDCWAIDDFFKNHKTHPDAESASADAVFHGTDLDCGTDAYKSLVQAVKDGKITESQIDISVKRLFMIRFQLGMFDPVSMVKYAQTPESVLESGEHKAHALKMAQQSIVLLKNENNTLPLSKKLKKIVVLGPNADNPIAILGNYNGTPSELSTVLQGIKDKVGKNTEVVYEQAVNFTNDTLLAYTNVKNQYSFEGKQGFKAEYFNNKDLNGKPEAVRTEAELNNFWQEGEKVIGSIRANNFSARYTTNFKATTDGSITFELSADDGYRFLVNGKQVIDAWKKNRWGAKTYRLQTKKDAVYNLVVEYWQGDGKANVKLSAGNFARTDFNTLVNRIKDADAFVFVGGISPQLEGEEMKVPYPGFNGGDRTSIMLPAVQTELMKSLHNIGKPVVFVMMTGSAIAIPWEAEHVPAIVNAWYGGQAAGTAVADVLFGDYNPAGRLPVTFYKSDSDLPPFVDYTMENRTYRYFKGQPLYGFGYGLSYTTFNYDQMNIPESSAKGKEVPVSVRVTNTGKTAGEEVVQLYITNPDKSIKTALKALKGFERVSLKPGESKIVSFLLSQKDLSYINSNGEITSFQGKIEISIGGSQPDETAKTSGNIIKKSLTIL from the coding sequence ATGAAACTCAAAAACAGCTTTTGTCTGTTGGCATTATTCTTTCTTTTTGCGATTTCCTCAAATGCTCAGGACGCAGCAAAAAAATATCTTTTTCAAGATCCAAAATTAAGCTTTGAAGAACGGGTAAATGATCTTGTAAGCCAATTGACCCTGGAAGAAAAAGTTGCCCAAATGATCAACACAGCACCTGCTATTCCAAGACTTGGTATTCCTGCTTATAACTGGTGGAACGAAACGCTTCACGGTGTAGCAAGAACCCCTTTCAAAGTAACTGTTTATCCACAAGCGATAGCTATGGCCGCCACTTTTGATAGAAATTCACTTTTCAAAATGGCCGATTACTCCGCACTCGAAGGAAGAGCTATTTACAACAAAGCTGTTGCATTGGGACGTACAGAGGAGCGTTATCTGGGGCTTACTTATTGGACACCCAACATCAATATTTTTCGTGATCCTCGCTGGGGACGCGGGCAAGAAACTTATGGCGAAGACCCATATTTAACCGCTACGATGGGAGACTCCTTTGTAAAAGGCTTACAAGGCGATGACCCTAAATATTTAAAAGCAGCGGCTTGTGCCAAACACTATGCTGTTCATAGTGGACCAGAGCCCTTACGACACACATTTGACACTGATGTAAGCCCTTACGACCTTTGGGATACTTATTTGCCTGCTTTTCAAAAATTGGTAGTCGATTCAAAAGTAGCTGGCGTAATGTGTGCCTATAACGCTTTTAGAACCAAACCTTGTTGTGCCAATGACGAACTGATGGTAAGTATACTCCGCAAACAATGGGGTTTCAAAGGTTATGTTACTTCTGATTGTTGGGCAATTGATGATTTCTTTAAAAATCACAAAACCCATCCTGATGCCGAATCCGCTTCTGCAGATGCGGTATTTCATGGTACCGATCTTGATTGTGGCACCGATGCTTATAAATCATTGGTACAAGCCGTAAAAGATGGAAAAATTACAGAATCACAAATTGATATTTCCGTGAAAAGACTTTTTATGATTCGATTTCAGTTAGGAATGTTTGACCCAGTTTCTATGGTGAAATACGCCCAAACACCAGAATCTGTATTGGAAAGTGGCGAACATAAAGCCCATGCGCTTAAAATGGCACAACAGTCAATCGTGTTGCTAAAAAATGAAAACAATACATTGCCTTTGAGCAAAAAACTGAAAAAAATTGTAGTGCTTGGCCCTAATGCCGATAACCCAATTGCTATTTTAGGAAATTACAATGGTACTCCAAGCGAACTTAGTACAGTTCTTCAGGGAATTAAAGACAAAGTGGGCAAAAATACTGAAGTCGTATATGAACAAGCTGTCAATTTTACAAATGATACTTTATTGGCTTATACCAATGTAAAAAATCAATATTCATTTGAAGGAAAACAAGGTTTCAAAGCCGAATATTTCAACAATAAAGACCTCAACGGCAAACCCGAAGCGGTAAGAACTGAAGCCGAACTGAACAATTTCTGGCAAGAAGGAGAAAAAGTTATTGGCAGCATTCGTGCCAACAACTTCTCTGCCCGTTACACCACCAACTTTAAAGCAACAACAGACGGATCAATCACATTTGAACTATCAGCCGATGATGGATATCGCTTTTTGGTGAATGGAAAACAAGTTATCGATGCATGGAAAAAGAATCGTTGGGGAGCAAAAACCTATCGATTGCAAACCAAAAAAGATGCTGTTTACAATCTTGTTGTTGAATATTGGCAAGGAGACGGAAAAGCTAACGTTAAATTAAGTGCTGGAAATTTTGCCCGCACTGATTTTAATACACTTGTTAACCGCATAAAAGATGCTGATGCTTTTGTTTTTGTGGGCGGAATATCGCCTCAACTGGAAGGCGAAGAAATGAAAGTACCCTACCCAGGATTTAACGGCGGTGACCGTACTTCGATTATGCTGCCAGCTGTTCAAACCGAACTTATGAAATCGTTGCATAACATTGGCAAACCTGTTGTTTTCGTAATGATGACGGGAAGCGCCATTGCCATTCCGTGGGAAGCAGAACACGTTCCTGCAATTGTCAATGCATGGTATGGAGGTCAAGCTGCAGGAACCGCTGTAGCCGATGTTCTTTTTGGTGACTATAATCCTGCCGGACGTCTGCCTGTTACCTTCTACAAAAGCGACAGCGACCTCCCTCCTTTCGTCGATTATACTATGGAAAACCGCACCTATCGCTATTTCAAAGGGCAACCACTATACGGTTTTGGATACGGATTGAGCTATACCACTTTCAATTATGACCAAATGAATATCCCTGAATCATCTGCCAAAGGAAAAGAAGTCCCCGTATCAGTAAGAGTGACAAATACCGGAAAAACTGCAGGTGAAGAAGTTGTTCAGCTTTACATCACCAATCCCGACAAATCAATTAAAACAGCCTTAAAAGCGTTGAAAGGCTTTGAGAGAGTTAGCCTGAAACCGGGTGAAAGCAAAATAGTTTCATTCCTGCTTTCGCAAAAAGACCTCTCCTACATCAATTCAAATGGAGAAATCACATCTTTTCAAGGTAAAATCGAAATCAGCATTGGTGGAAGCCAGCCCGATGAAACAGCAAAAACAAGTGGAAACATAATTAAAAAGAGCTTGACTATCTTGTAG
- the fsa gene encoding fructose-6-phosphate aldolase has product MKFFIDTANLNDIVEAQSLGILDGVTTNPSLMAKEGITGTDNILKHYVDICNLVDGDVSAEVIATDYEGMIREGEELAALHPQIVVKLPMIAVGIKACKYFSDRGIRTNVTLVFSVGQALLAAKAGATYVSPFLGRLDDISTDGMGLIAEIRQVYDNYDFKTQILSASVRHTMHVVNCAKLGSDVMTGPLSSITGLLKHPLTDIGLAQFLADYKKGN; this is encoded by the coding sequence ATGAAGTTTTTTATTGATACAGCAAATTTGAATGACATTGTTGAGGCTCAGTCCTTGGGAATATTGGATGGTGTGACTACAAATCCATCATTGATGGCCAAAGAAGGAATTACCGGAACGGATAATATTTTGAAGCATTATGTAGACATCTGTAACCTTGTAGATGGAGATGTTTCGGCTGAGGTGATTGCGACCGATTATGAAGGAATGATTCGCGAAGGAGAAGAATTGGCAGCTTTGCATCCGCAGATTGTAGTGAAATTGCCAATGATTGCAGTAGGGATAAAAGCGTGCAAATACTTTTCGGATAGGGGGATCAGAACGAATGTAACATTGGTATTTTCGGTTGGACAAGCATTATTGGCGGCCAAAGCAGGTGCGACTTATGTGTCTCCGTTTTTAGGAAGATTGGATGATATTTCGACTGACGGAATGGGATTGATTGCCGAAATCAGACAGGTGTATGATAATTATGATTTTAAGACCCAAATTTTATCGGCATCTGTTCGTCATACAATGCATGTTGTTAATTGTGCCAAATTAGGATCGGATGTAATGACTGGACCATTGTCGTCTATTACAGGATTGTTGAAACACCCATTGACAGATATCGGGTTGGCACAATTTCTAGCCGATTACAAAAAGGGGAATTAG
- the xylA gene encoding xylose isomerase, with amino-acid sequence MAILGNKEYYKGIGDIKFEGKESDNPLAFKYYNPDQVVAGKTMREHFKFAVAYWHTFCGQGSDPFGPGTQKFAWDQPTDAIAAAKEKADAAFEFITKMGFGYYCFHDYDLVQEGATFAESESRLATITDYLKEKQAASGVKLLWGTANCFSNPRYMNGAATNPDFNVVARAGGQVKLALDATIALGGENYVFWGGREGYMTLLNTDMGRELDHMGQFLAKARDYARAQGFKGNFFIEPKPMEPSKHQYDFDCATAIGFLRQYGLEKDFKMNIEVNHATLAQHTFQHEMEVAAKAGMLGSLDANRGDYQNGWDTDQFPNNIQEVTEAMLVFLKAGGLQGGGINFDAKIRRNSTDLEDVFLAHIGGADTFARALLTADKIITSSPYEKLRTQRYSSFDSGSGKAFEEGKLSLTDLYKIAQENGELNLQSGKQELFENIINQYV; translated from the coding sequence ATGGCAATTTTAGGAAACAAAGAATATTACAAAGGGATTGGAGATATCAAATTCGAAGGAAAAGAGTCTGATAATCCGTTAGCGTTCAAATACTACAATCCGGATCAAGTGGTGGCCGGAAAAACAATGCGTGAGCACTTTAAATTTGCTGTTGCTTACTGGCATACTTTCTGTGGGCAAGGTTCAGATCCATTCGGACCTGGAACTCAAAAATTTGCTTGGGATCAACCAACTGATGCTATCGCTGCCGCAAAAGAAAAAGCAGACGCTGCATTCGAATTCATTACCAAAATGGGATTTGGTTACTACTGTTTTCACGATTATGACTTGGTTCAAGAGGGAGCTACTTTCGCAGAATCAGAAAGCAGATTGGCTACTATTACTGACTATTTGAAAGAAAAACAAGCGGCTTCGGGAGTGAAATTGCTTTGGGGAACTGCAAACTGTTTCTCAAACCCACGTTATATGAACGGTGCGGCTACCAATCCTGATTTTAATGTTGTTGCAAGAGCTGGTGGACAAGTAAAATTGGCTTTGGATGCAACTATTGCTTTGGGTGGTGAAAACTACGTATTCTGGGGAGGCCGTGAAGGTTATATGACCCTTTTGAATACTGATATGGGAAGAGAATTGGATCACATGGGACAGTTCTTGGCAAAAGCCAGAGATTATGCAAGAGCACAAGGATTCAAAGGAAACTTCTTTATTGAGCCAAAACCAATGGAGCCATCAAAACACCAATACGATTTTGACTGTGCTACAGCAATCGGATTTTTACGTCAATATGGTTTAGAGAAAGATTTCAAAATGAATATCGAGGTAAACCACGCTACATTGGCACAACATACTTTCCAACATGAAATGGAAGTAGCTGCCAAAGCTGGAATGTTAGGAAGTTTAGACGCTAACAGAGGAGATTACCAAAATGGTTGGGATACTGACCAATTCCCGAACAATATCCAAGAAGTTACCGAAGCGATGTTGGTTTTCCTAAAAGCTGGCGGATTACAAGGTGGAGGAATTAATTTTGATGCCAAAATCAGAAGAAACTCAACCGATTTGGAAGATGTATTCTTGGCACACATCGGTGGAGCTGATACATTTGCAAGAGCGTTATTGACTGCTGACAAAATCATCACTTCTTCTCCTTATGAAAAATTGAGAACACAACGTTACAGTTCTTTCGATTCTGGAAGCGGAAAAGCTTTCGAAGAAGGAAAATTAAGTTTGACTGATTTGTACAAAATTGCTCAAGAAAACGGAGAGTTAAATTTACAAAGCGGTAAACAAGAACTTTTTGAAAATATCATCAACCAATACGTATAG
- a CDS encoding xylulokinase codes for MYYIGYDIGSSSVKVALVDAATGEKIIALHEPADEMEIIAFHKDWAEQDPELWWEYICTATKRAIKEANIDASKISGIGISYQMHGLVVVDKRGTALRNAIIWCDSRAVAIGDKAFEEIGAEKCAEHLLNSPGNFTASKLKWVKENEPEIYKNIYKYMLPGDYIAYKLTGRIVSTRNSLSEGILWDYKENKVADFLLDYYGIDHSLTPDLVDNFTNQGELSEKASKESGLPIGIPVVYRAGDQANNALSLNIFKPGEVAATGGTSGVLYAVTDKLKSKETSRVNSFVHVNYTNENPIVGKLLCINGAGIQYRWLRNHCGMDSYENMNAKAAEVPVGSDGLVVIPFGNGAERMLNNKNVGTQFLNLNLNKHTHGHLYRAGLEGIAFSFVYGMEIMKNDNTEIKVIRAGNDNLFRSEIFSNTVATLIGHEIEIYNTTGSVGAARAAGLLDGDFDKFGENITKNDHVMTYMPLQNAAPYLEAYNNWKKELELIITKN; via the coding sequence ATGTACTATATAGGATATGATATTGGAAGTTCATCAGTCAAAGTCGCTTTGGTTGATGCTGCCACGGGAGAAAAAATTATAGCCTTGCATGAGCCTGCCGATGAAATGGAAATAATCGCTTTCCATAAAGATTGGGCAGAACAGGATCCTGAACTTTGGTGGGAATATATTTGTACCGCCACAAAGCGTGCTATCAAGGAAGCGAATATCGATGCCTCAAAAATATCAGGTATTGGGATTTCGTATCAAATGCACGGATTGGTTGTAGTTGACAAAAGGGGAACGGCTTTGCGTAATGCGATAATTTGGTGTGATAGTAGGGCAGTTGCAATTGGCGACAAGGCTTTTGAAGAAATAGGTGCTGAAAAATGTGCTGAGCATTTATTGAATTCGCCGGGAAATTTCACTGCTTCCAAATTGAAATGGGTAAAAGAAAACGAACCCGAAATTTACAAAAACATCTACAAATACATGTTGCCGGGTGATTATATCGCCTATAAACTGACTGGCAGAATTGTTTCAACAAGAAACAGTTTATCCGAAGGTATTCTGTGGGATTACAAAGAAAACAAGGTTGCCGATTTCCTATTGGATTACTACGGAATAGACCATTCATTGACACCTGATTTGGTAGATAATTTTACGAATCAAGGGGAATTGAGCGAAAAAGCATCAAAAGAATCGGGGCTTCCAATTGGAATTCCGGTGGTGTATCGTGCGGGTGACCAAGCGAATAATGCTTTGTCGTTGAATATTTTCAAACCTGGTGAAGTGGCCGCAACAGGCGGAACTTCGGGAGTTTTGTATGCAGTAACTGATAAATTGAAATCGAAAGAAACTTCAAGAGTAAACAGCTTTGTACATGTGAATTACACCAATGAAAATCCTATTGTCGGTAAACTTTTGTGCATCAACGGAGCGGGAATTCAATACAGATGGTTGCGCAATCATTGTGGAATGGATTCGTATGAAAATATGAACGCAAAAGCTGCAGAAGTGCCTGTTGGTTCAGACGGACTTGTGGTAATTCCATTCGGGAATGGAGCCGAGCGTATGTTGAACAACAAAAACGTAGGAACACAATTTTTGAATCTGAATTTGAACAAACATACTCACGGACACTTGTATCGTGCGGGATTGGAAGGAATTGCGTTCTCATTTGTTTACGGAATGGAAATCATGAAAAATGACAATACCGAGATAAAAGTAATCCGTGCCGGAAACGACAACTTGTTCCGTTCCGAAATTTTTTCAAACACGGTGGCTACATTAATTGGTCATGAAATTGAAATTTACAATACCACAGGTTCGGTTGGAGCGGCTAGGGCTGCGGGACTTTTGGATGGTGATTTTGACAAATTTGGAGAGAATATTACAAAGAATGACCATGTGATGACTTACATGCCATTGCAGAACGCGGCTCCTTATTTGGAAGCTTACAATAATTGGAAAAAAGAATTAGAATTAATAATAACAAAAAATTAA
- a CDS encoding LacI family DNA-binding transcriptional regulator, with amino-acid sequence MNNRITLKKIAAEFNVSIATVSKALNDSHEIGIKTKEKIQAFAKKHHYKPNKIALSLLNKKTKTLGVIIPNIMNSFFTEVFVGIEEKASEFGYNLISCISNESYDKEVNTVELLKSGTIDGFIVSLAEETQINKNFNHFKEAVNEGVPIVLFDRVTDEIECDKVIVNDFEGARHATEHLIKTGCKKIALVSVIDNLSVGKLRVEGYKKGLSDHNITIDEKIIVRLHKKEDLETSMKIILSDKSIDGLLCLEESSAIQSLELIKSMNYKIPEEMSIICFTNGKLPQHVTPTITTISQHGKYIGEIATKMLVDRLEGKSESEFTTKVIKTSLIERGTTIPLK; translated from the coding sequence ATGAACAATAGAATTACATTAAAAAAAATTGCTGCAGAGTTTAATGTATCTATTGCGACTGTTTCCAAAGCATTGAATGACAGTCATGAAATTGGTATCAAAACCAAAGAAAAAATACAGGCTTTCGCCAAAAAGCATCATTACAAGCCTAATAAAATTGCTTTAAGTTTACTGAACAAAAAGACCAAGACTTTGGGCGTAATTATTCCAAATATTATGAATAGCTTTTTTACTGAAGTTTTTGTTGGCATTGAGGAAAAAGCCAGTGAATTTGGGTATAATTTAATTTCCTGTATTTCGAATGAGTCTTACGACAAAGAGGTAAATACCGTGGAATTATTAAAAAGCGGTACTATTGATGGTTTCATTGTTTCCTTAGCCGAAGAAACCCAAATCAATAAAAACTTCAATCATTTTAAGGAAGCTGTAAACGAAGGAGTTCCCATTGTGCTTTTCGACAGGGTTACTGACGAAATTGAATGCGACAAAGTGATTGTAAATGATTTTGAAGGAGCCAGGCACGCAACAGAGCACCTCATCAAAACGGGTTGCAAAAAAATTGCTTTGGTTTCTGTCATTGATAATTTAAGTGTTGGAAAATTACGCGTTGAAGGCTATAAAAAAGGCCTCAGCGACCACAATATCACAATCGACGAGAAAATTATTGTGCGATTGCATAAAAAAGAAGACCTTGAAACCTCGATGAAAATCATTCTATCCGACAAATCGATAGACGGTTTATTGTGTTTGGAGGAAAGCTCGGCCATTCAGTCTTTGGAATTGATAAAATCTATGAATTACAAAATCCCAGAGGAGATGTCTATCATTTGTTTTACCAACGGAAAACTACCACAACATGTTACTCCCACGATAACAACTATAAGTCAACACGGTAAATATATTGGGGAAATCGCGACAAAAATGCTGGTAGATCGATTGGAAGGCAAATCCGAATCAGAATTCACTACCAAAGTCATAAAAACCAGTCTAATAGAACGAGGGACAACCATTCCGTTGAAATAA
- a CDS encoding MCP four helix bundle domain-containing protein: MKDQQKYSNKTKAALVLLIVMIIILLSNFYRLQNSKKANEDMNAIFNDRLVVASYIFQYANDLHSIKAKALQTGLNDAQKKAGIAASIQHIHSIDKLYLETALTPKEKTFFVSFLASCSAIELQSQNSNWIQITQSSDQALKTLKLLSQIQINEGKSKLANSNSIHMENTTWGELQIALLIVLGGVALYLLIIKQKKIKIKVPESPSMN, encoded by the coding sequence ATGAAAGATCAACAGAAATACAGCAACAAAACAAAAGCTGCACTTGTTTTATTGATTGTCATGATAATTATACTTTTAAGTAATTTTTACAGATTGCAGAACTCCAAAAAAGCAAATGAGGATATGAATGCAATCTTTAATGACCGATTGGTTGTGGCTAGCTATATCTTTCAGTATGCGAATGATCTTCATTCTATAAAAGCAAAAGCATTGCAGACAGGACTCAATGATGCTCAAAAAAAAGCTGGAATTGCAGCATCTATTCAGCATATTCATTCTATTGATAAACTGTATTTGGAAACAGCTCTGACTCCAAAAGAAAAAACATTTTTTGTATCATTTTTGGCTTCTTGCTCCGCTATTGAACTACAGTCACAAAACAGTAATTGGATACAAATAACCCAATCTAGCGACCAAGCATTGAAAACGCTGAAACTGCTGTCTCAAATCCAAATTAATGAAGGAAAATCCAAACTGGCTAACTCCAATTCTATTCACATGGAAAACACAACTTGGGGAGAACTCCAAATTGCATTACTGATTGTGCTAGGCGGTGTTGCGCTATATTTATTAATCATCAAACAAAAAAAGATTAAAATCAAAGTACCGGAATCGCCAAGTATGAATTAA
- a CDS encoding DUF6642 family protein codes for MDREQFIFCLEAVSDVETDVITEVVKNLEKLAFEQGIASIYKTCDTIEGLEDSLNALLYDDHNFKDYEIVYLVMPGKGNNICINNYYYSLEEIAEIFEGKMKGKILHFSNSKILDLNEEEAQYFLDITGARAVSGYGLAKNNISSNAIDKAFFSLCQEYGDVTEIVEELHQKHYALCKMLDFRLYY; via the coding sequence ATGGATCGCGAACAATTTATTTTCTGTCTCGAAGCGGTTTCCGATGTAGAAACAGATGTCATTACCGAAGTAGTCAAAAATCTGGAAAAACTAGCTTTTGAACAAGGAATTGCAAGCATATACAAAACCTGTGATACTATCGAAGGGCTTGAAGACAGTTTGAATGCGCTACTTTATGACGACCATAATTTCAAAGATTATGAAATCGTTTACTTGGTGATGCCTGGCAAAGGAAACAACATTTGCATTAACAACTATTACTACAGCCTTGAAGAAATCGCCGAAATATTTGAAGGAAAAATGAAAGGCAAAATTCTACATTTCTCGAATTCCAAAATTTTAGACTTAAACGAAGAAGAAGCACAATACTTTTTGGATATAACTGGCGCTCGTGCCGTTTCAGGATATGGTTTAGCTAAAAACAACATCAGCAGCAATGCTATTGACAAAGCCTTTTTTAGTCTGTGCCAAGAGTACGGTGATGTCACTGAAATTGTGGAAGAATTACATCAGAAACATTATGCACTCTGCAAAATGCTAGATTTTAGGCTGTATTATTAA
- a CDS encoding AraC family transcriptional regulator, translating into MILYIKNMVCNRCKMVVKAELEKLGINPQKVELGEVTIDNDLDAQQKEQLELILNNLGFELIDDKKSRYIEKIKSLIIKLIHEQNNDLKITLSDYLSQNVYHDYFYLSNLFSEIEGTTIEKYFIAQKIERVKELLAYNELSLGEIAFQLNYSSVAHLSNQFKKFTGLSPSHFKNIRLGGRKPLDEV; encoded by the coding sequence ATGATTCTTTATATCAAAAATATGGTTTGTAACCGTTGCAAAATGGTAGTCAAAGCCGAATTGGAAAAACTCGGGATAAACCCTCAAAAAGTCGAATTGGGAGAAGTTACCATCGACAATGATTTGGATGCCCAACAAAAAGAACAATTGGAACTTATCCTTAACAATTTGGGTTTTGAGTTAATCGATGACAAAAAGAGCAGGTACATTGAAAAGATAAAATCCTTGATTATAAAATTAATTCATGAACAAAACAATGATTTAAAAATTACACTTTCGGATTATTTGAGCCAAAACGTGTATCACGATTACTTTTACCTTTCCAATCTTTTTTCGGAAATTGAAGGTACTACAATTGAGAAATACTTTATTGCCCAAAAAATTGAAAGGGTCAAAGAATTATTAGCTTACAATGAATTGTCTTTGGGTGAAATCGCTTTTCAGCTAAATTATTCTAGCGTAGCACACCTCAGCAATCAATTTAAAAAATTTACGGGGCTTTCGCCAAGCCATTTCAAAAACATTCGCTTGGGCGGAAGAAAGCCTTTGGATGAAGTTTAG
- a CDS encoding pirin family protein, whose protein sequence is MSNIGLIIEERAADIGNFLVGRLLPFREKRAVGPFVFLDHMGPTKLKDYQNLDVAPHPHIGLSTLTYLFEGAILHRDSLGTEMEITPGAVNWMTAGKGVVHSERTPQRLRTTDKSLHGLQIWVALPKVMENIEPSFFHIEAKDIPEWQQDDVSIKLIAGKVFGKESPVPVYSPLYLIEIKSTNAATLNIGRELFGESAMYILEGEVKNDGNTYTSKQILVAKESSLCQFEMSANSTIYIFGGEPFPEEHFIFWNFVHTDKVVIEKAKQDWIDQRFPKVPNETEFVPLPQIRFGG, encoded by the coding sequence ATGTCAAACATTGGATTAATTATAGAAGAAAGAGCCGCCGATATCGGAAATTTTTTAGTGGGAAGGTTATTGCCCTTTCGCGAAAAACGTGCCGTTGGGCCTTTTGTTTTTTTGGATCACATGGGGCCTACAAAACTGAAAGATTACCAAAATTTGGATGTTGCCCCTCATCCGCATATTGGGTTATCGACACTAACTTATTTGTTTGAGGGAGCGATATTGCATCGGGACAGTCTTGGCACTGAAATGGAAATTACACCGGGAGCTGTCAATTGGATGACTGCAGGCAAAGGAGTAGTTCACTCGGAGCGAACCCCGCAACGTTTGAGAACGACTGACAAAAGTTTGCATGGGTTGCAAATTTGGGTTGCCTTGCCAAAAGTAATGGAAAATATTGAGCCATCTTTTTTTCACATTGAAGCCAAAGACATACCGGAATGGCAACAGGATGATGTTTCGATAAAACTTATTGCCGGCAAAGTTTTTGGCAAAGAATCACCTGTTCCTGTTTATAGTCCGTTGTATTTAATCGAAATTAAAAGTACCAATGCAGCTACTTTGAACATAGGTAGAGAACTTTTCGGGGAAAGCGCGATGTATATTTTGGAAGGAGAAGTCAAAAATGACGGGAACACTTATACTTCAAAACAGATTTTAGTAGCCAAGGAAAGCAGCCTTTGCCAATTTGAAATGAGTGCAAACAGCACGATTTATATTTTTGGAGGAGAACCATTTCCTGAAGAGCATTTCATTTTTTGGAATTTTGTTCATACTGATAAAGTTGTAATTGAAAAAGCCAAACAGGATTGGATCGATCAAAGATTCCCGAAAGTGCCTAATGAAACAGAATTTGTGCCTTTACCGCAAATTAGATTTGGGGGATAA
- a CDS encoding YceI family protein produces the protein MENTIWAIDPTHSEIGFKVKHMMFTNVSGKFNTFNATIENDADHFESSKISFSADVNSIDTNNGDRDNHLRSADFFDVEKFTTLSFVSTSVKKIDEGTFQINGDLTIKDVTAPVTLNAEYSGLMKDPWGNTKIGLSVDGKINRKDFGLTWNAALETGGVLVGEEIKLSSELQFAK, from the coding sequence ATGGAAAATACAATTTGGGCAATTGACCCTACACACTCAGAAATCGGTTTCAAAGTAAAACACATGATGTTTACAAATGTTTCAGGTAAATTCAACACATTTAATGCAACTATCGAAAATGATGCAGATCATTTTGAATCATCAAAAATTAGTTTCTCTGCCGACGTAAATTCGATCGATACAAACAATGGTGATCGTGACAATCACTTAAGAAGTGCCGATTTCTTTGATGTTGAAAAATTCACAACATTGTCATTTGTGAGCACATCTGTGAAAAAAATCGACGAAGGGACGTTTCAAATCAACGGTGATTTAACCATTAAAGATGTCACTGCACCTGTAACCTTAAATGCTGAATACAGCGGATTGATGAAAGATCCTTGGGGAAATACTAAAATTGGACTTTCAGTTGATGGAAAAATTAATCGTAAAGATTTTGGTTTAACTTGGAATGCCGCTCTTGAAACAGGAGGAGTTTTGGTAGGGGAAGAAATTAAATTATCTTCTGAGCTTCAATTTGCTAAATAA